In one window of Henckelia pumila isolate YLH828 chromosome 1, ASM3356847v2, whole genome shotgun sequence DNA:
- the LOC140886656 gene encoding splicing factor U2af small subunit B-like yields the protein MAEHLASIFGTEKDRVNCPFYFKIGACRHGDRCSRLHTKPSISPTLLLSNMYQRPDMITPGVDPQGQNIDPKKIQSHFEDFYEDLFQELSKYGDIQSLNICDNLADHMVGNVYIQFREEDQAQAALQNLMGRSYEGRPIIADFSPVTDFREATCRQYEENVCNRGGYCNFMHLKKISRELRQQLFRSRRRHGRSRSRSHSPRHRHHDERHGSERRGDHRHHDRGKRPRSRDPGRRSGRSRSPEGRRNRSSVRESSVERRAKIEQWNKEREHAESAGDDNNNFDGSGDGYEHNNGKGNEDNLHPPQQRSER from the exons ATGGCGGAGCACTTGGCGTCCATCTTCGGCACGGAGAAGGACAGGGTAAATTGTCCCTTCTACTTCAAGATCGGCGCGTGCCGCCACGGAGACCGCTGCTCGCGTCTGCACACGAAGCCCAGCATCAGCCCCACGCTTCTGCTTTCCAACATGTATCAACGCCCTGATATGATCACGCCTGGTGTCGATCCTCAAGGCCAGAACATCGACCCTAAGAAGATTCAGTCCCACTTCGAG GACTTCTACGAAGATTTGTTTCAGGAGCTGAGCAAGTACGGGGACATCCAGAGCCTCAACATCTGTGATAATTTGGCTGACCACATGGTAGGGAATGTTTACATTCAGTTTCGGGAGGAAGACCAAGCTCAAGCTGCACTTCAGAATCTCATGGGAAGATCTTATGAAG GGCGCCCAATCATTGCTGACTTCTCCCCTGTGACGGATTTCCGTGAAGCAACCTGTAGGCAGTATGAAGAGAATGTGTGCAATCGAGGTGGATACTGCAATTTTATGCATCTGAAAAAGATAAGCAG AGAGCTGCGGCAACAATTATTTCGGAGTAGAAGGAGGCATGGTCGCAGTAGAAGTAGGAGTCATAGCCCTCGACATCGACACCATGATGAGCGGCATGGTTCGGAAAGAAGAGGTGATCACCGCCACCATGATAGAGGTAAAAGGCCTCGAAGCAGAGATCCTGGTCGTAGGAGTGGACGAAGCAGAAGCCCTGAAGGAAGGAGAAACAGGAGTTCAGTGCGGGAAAGCAGTGTTGAAAGAAGGGCTAAAATCGAGCAATGGAACAAGGAAAGAGAGCATGCAGAATCTGCCGGAGATGACAATAATAACTTTGATGGCAGTGGTGATGGATACGAGCATAATAACGGGAAGGGCAATGAAGATAACCTGCACCCTCCCCAGCAAAGAAGTGAAAGATAG
- the LOC140874804 gene encoding cytochrome P450 76A2-like, which produces MDWELTILYCCVLIALSILFLLRQQRRSATGRLPPGPPGWPVFGNMFDLGSMPHKTLAGLRKDYGPVVWLRIGSIKTMVLLTAEAATEFFKNHDANFADRMITEVMRAHDFNKAAVSLAPYGQYWRVMKRVMTVEMLVQKKINETADIRRRCIADMVEWIGKEAGSVIHVARFVFLSSFNMLGNLMLSRDLVSPGSAEGSEFFAAMIELMEWSGHPNIVDLFPWLKRLDPQGLRRKAEEGMGRTMKIVGQFVTERLKDQNVAEGKKDFLEVLLASEGNGRKDGVDKISDHDLNIMIMEVFLAGSETTSSSTEWAMVELLSQPEIMTKAKNELAEVVGKSNKFDENHIENLPYLQAVIKETLRLHPPIPFLVPRKAIQDANFMGYQIPKNTQVFVNAWAIGRDPACWDDPLSFKPERFLGSKIDYKGQHYELIPFGAGRRMCAGIPLAHRMLHLVLGTLLHEFDWEVDDVGRKGLVDSRERMGITVRRLVPLKARPTKCSI; this is translated from the exons ATGGATTGGGAGTTGACCATCCTCTATTGCTGCGTTCTCATTGCCTTATCTATCCTCTTCCTCCTCCGCCAGCAGCGGCGCTCCGCCACCGGGAGGCTGCCGCCAGGTCCACCGGGATGGCCAGTGTTCGGCAACATGTTCGACCTCGGTTCCATGCCCCACAAAACTCTAGCGGGGCTGCGGAAAGATTATGGCCCAGTTGTCTGGTTGAGGATCGGCTCTATCAAAACAATGGTGCTGCTCACCGCCGAGGCCGCGACGGAATTTTTCAAGAACCACGATGCGAACTTCGCAGACCGCATGATCACGGAGGTGATGAGGGCCCATGACTTCAACAAGGCGGCTGTCTCCCTAGCTCCATACGGCCAATACTGGCGTGTGATGAAGCGTGTGATGACTGTTGAAATGCTGGTTCAGAAAAAGATCAACGAGACCGCCGATATCCGGAGGCGGTGCATCGCGGACATGGTGGAATGGATTGGGAAGGAAGCCGGATCAGTGATACACGTGGCGCGGTTTGTGTTCTTGTCTTCGTTCAACATGCTGGGGAATTTAATGCTGTCCCGTGATCTGGTGAGCCCTGGATCGGCGGAAGGGTCCGAGTTCTTTGCGGCGATGATTGAGTTGATGGAGTGGTCGGGACATCCGAATATCGTAGATCTTTTTCCATGGCTGAAACGGCTGGATCCGCAGGGTCTGAGGCGGAAGGCGGAGGAAGGGATGGGGAGGACGATGAAGATCGTGGGGCAATTCGTGACGGAGAGGTTGAAGGATCAAAACGTTGCAGAAGGGAAGAAGGATTTCCTGGAAGTGTTGCTGGCAAGTGAAGGGAATGGAAGAAAGGATGGGGTCGATAAGATTTCAGACCACGACTTAAATATAATGATCATG GAGGTGTTTCTGGCCGGTTCAGAAACAACAAGCAGCAGCACCGAGTGGGCCATGGTCGAGCTGCTCAGCCAACCGGAGATAATGACCAAGGCCAAAAACGAACTCGCCGAGGTAGTCGGAAAGAGCAACAAATTCGACGAGAATCACATCGAAAATCTACCGTACTTGCAAGCAGTGATCAAGGAAACTCTCAGACTACATCCTCCGATTCCATTCCTGGTTCCTCGGAAAGCAATTCAAGATGCCAACTTCATGGGTTACCAAATTCCCAAAAACACGCAGGTTTTCGTGAACGCTTGGGCGATTGGAAGGGACCCAGCTTGTTGGGATGACCCTTTATCTTTCAAACCCGAAAGATTTTTAGGCTCCAAGATTGATTACAAAGGGCAGCATTACGAGCTGATTCCTTTCGGCGCTGGCAGGAGGATGTGTGCCGGAATTCCTCTGGCTCACCGAATGCTTCACCTTGTGTTGGGTACTTTGCTTCATGAGTTTGACTGGGAAGTTGATGATGTAGGTCGGAAAGGATTGGTTGACTCGAGAGAGAGGATGGGGATCACTGTTCGGAGATTGGTGCCGCTGAAAGCAAGGCCTACTAAGTGTTCGATATAA